The proteins below are encoded in one region of Pseudomonas putida NBRC 14164:
- a CDS encoding YciI family protein: protein MLYAIIASDVANSLEKRLAARPAHIERLQQLKAEGRVVLAGPHPAIDSNDPGEAGFSGSLIVAEFESLAAAQAWADADPYIAAGVYDKVVVKPFKQVLP, encoded by the coding sequence ATGCTCTACGCCATCATCGCCAGCGACGTCGCAAACTCCCTGGAAAAGCGCCTGGCTGCCCGCCCGGCGCACATCGAACGCCTGCAGCAGCTCAAGGCCGAAGGCCGCGTGGTGCTGGCCGGCCCACACCCGGCCATCGACAGCAACGACCCGGGCGAAGCCGGTTTCAGCGGTAGCCTGATCGTTGCCGAATTCGAATCGCTGGCTGCGGCGCAGGCCTGGGCCGATGCCGATCCTTACATTGCTGCAGGCGTGTACGACAAAGTCGTCGTCAAGCCGTTCAAGCAAGTACTTCCTTGA
- a CDS encoding segregation and condensation protein A, which produces MEVILEAFEGPLDLLLYLIRKQNIDILDIPVAEITRQYMGYVELMKSVRLELAAEYLVMAAMLAEIKSRMLLPRSADVEEEEGDPRAELIRRLQEYERFKAAAEGIDELPRVGRDVVVPRLEAPQAKVRKLLPQVRLEELLVSMAEVMRRNDLFESHQISRETLSTRERMSQVLERLKGGAFVPFGALFAAEEGKLGVVVTFMAVLELVKESLIELVQNEPFAAIHVRLRPALVEEPDEPE; this is translated from the coding sequence CTGGAAGTCATCCTCGAAGCCTTCGAAGGGCCGCTGGACCTGCTGCTGTACCTGATCCGCAAGCAGAACATCGACATCCTCGACATCCCGGTGGCGGAAATCACCCGCCAGTACATGGGCTATGTGGAGCTGATGAAGAGCGTGCGCCTGGAGCTGGCCGCCGAGTACCTGGTGATGGCCGCCATGCTGGCCGAGATCAAGTCGCGCATGCTGCTGCCCCGTTCAGCCGATGTCGAGGAGGAGGAGGGCGACCCGCGCGCTGAGCTGATCCGCCGCCTGCAGGAGTATGAGCGTTTCAAGGCCGCAGCCGAAGGCATCGACGAACTGCCACGGGTGGGCCGCGATGTCGTGGTGCCGCGCCTGGAAGCACCGCAGGCCAAGGTGCGCAAGCTGTTGCCGCAGGTCCGCCTGGAAGAGCTGCTGGTGTCCATGGCCGAGGTAATGCGCCGCAACGACCTGTTCGAAAGCCACCAGATCAGCCGTGAGACCTTGTCTACCCGCGAGCGCATGAGCCAGGTGCTGGAGCGCCTCAAGGGCGGTGCTTTCGTGCCGTTCGGCGCGCTGTTTGCCGCCGAAGAGGGCAAGCTGGGTGTGGTGGTGACCTTCATGGCGGTGCTCGAACTGGTGAAGGAATCGCTGATCGAACTGGTGCAGAATGAACCCTTCGCCGCCATCCACGTGCGGCTTCGCCCAGCGCTTGTTGAAGAACCTGATGAACCTGAATGA
- the rluB gene encoding 23S rRNA pseudouridine(2605) synthase RluB, with protein MSEQDLQDTEITPPSGEKLQKVLARIGVGSRRDVEAWISQGRIKVNGVAATLGQRVDLHDAIAVDGKLIKREEAAEATRRVIMYNKPDGEICTRDDPEGRPTVFDRLPRPKEGRWINIGRLDINTTGLLLFTTDGELANRLMHPSYEMDREYAVRVRGEVDDEMIERLKAGVMLEDGPAKFTDIQKAPGGEGFNHWYHCVVMEGRNREVRRLWESQGMVVSRLKRVRFGPVFLNSDLPMGRWREMTQGEIDILAAEVGLQPVALPAMKLKAKDKMERLQRKSTRPLGRGERVRNLRPAHEGAATGERPARQPREEAPRKPNRGSTVAERPSDMRKRPGKPEGDKPAGRGRGKPRG; from the coding sequence ATGAGTGAGCAAGACCTGCAAGATACCGAAATCACCCCGCCATCCGGCGAAAAGCTGCAGAAAGTGCTGGCGCGCATTGGCGTGGGCTCGCGCCGTGACGTCGAGGCCTGGATCAGCCAGGGCCGCATCAAGGTCAACGGCGTCGCAGCCACCCTTGGCCAGCGCGTCGACCTGCACGACGCCATTGCCGTAGACGGCAAGCTGATCAAGCGCGAAGAGGCCGCCGAGGCCACTCGCCGGGTGATCATGTACAACAAGCCCGATGGCGAAATCTGCACCCGTGACGACCCGGAAGGCCGTCCGACCGTGTTCGATCGCCTGCCACGGCCAAAAGAAGGCCGCTGGATCAACATCGGCCGCCTCGACATCAACACCACCGGCTTGCTGCTGTTCACCACCGACGGTGAGCTGGCCAACCGCCTGATGCACCCGTCCTACGAGATGGACCGTGAGTACGCGGTACGTGTGCGTGGTGAAGTCGACGACGAGATGATCGAGCGCCTGAAAGCCGGCGTAATGCTGGAAGACGGCCCGGCCAAGTTCACCGACATCCAGAAGGCACCAGGAGGCGAAGGCTTCAACCACTGGTACCACTGCGTGGTGATGGAAGGCCGTAACCGTGAAGTACGTCGCCTGTGGGAATCGCAGGGCATGGTGGTCAGCCGCCTGAAGCGCGTGCGTTTCGGCCCGGTGTTCCTCAACTCCGACCTGCCGATGGGCCGCTGGCGTGAAATGACCCAGGGCGAAATCGACATCCTGGCTGCCGAAGTGGGCCTGCAGCCAGTGGCGCTGCCTGCCATGAAGCTCAAGGCCAAGGACAAGATGGAGCGCCTGCAGCGCAAGTCGACCCGCCCGCTGGGCCGTGGCGAGCGCGTGCGCAACCTGCGCCCGGCTCACGAAGGTGCCGCTACTGGCGAGCGCCCGGCGCGTCAGCCGCGTGAAGAGGCTCCGCGTAAACCTAACCGTGGCAGCACGGTGGCCGAGCGTCCAAGCGATATGCGCAAGCGCCCGGGCAAGCCTGAGGGTGACAAGCCGGCAGGCCGTGGTCGCGGCAAGCCGCGTGGCTGA
- a CDS encoding response regulator transcription factor, producing MSELLLIDDDQELCELLGSWLTQEGFTVRACHDGQSARQALAEYAPAAVVLDVMLPDGSGLELLKQLRSEHTELPVLMLSARGEPLDRILGLELGADDYLAKPCDPRELTARLRAVLRRSHPTATTSQVELGDLVYSPARGVASIDGREMTLTLSESRILEALLRQPGEPLDKQELAQIGLGRKLTLYDRSLDMHVSNLRKKIGPHADGRPRIVALRSRGYYYCL from the coding sequence ATGAGCGAGCTGTTACTGATTGATGATGACCAGGAGCTGTGCGAGCTGCTCGGCAGCTGGTTGACCCAGGAAGGGTTCACCGTGCGTGCCTGCCACGATGGCCAGAGCGCACGCCAGGCCCTGGCCGAATACGCGCCGGCTGCCGTGGTACTGGACGTGATGCTGCCCGATGGCAGCGGCCTGGAGCTGCTCAAGCAATTGCGCAGCGAGCATACCGAGCTGCCGGTACTGATGCTCTCCGCACGGGGCGAGCCGCTGGACCGCATTCTCGGCCTGGAACTGGGCGCCGACGACTACCTGGCCAAACCTTGCGATCCGCGCGAGCTCACAGCCCGCCTGCGGGCAGTACTGCGCCGCAGCCACCCCACCGCCACCACCAGCCAGGTGGAACTGGGCGACCTGGTGTACAGCCCGGCACGTGGCGTGGCCAGCATCGACGGCCGTGAAATGACCCTGACCCTGTCGGAAAGCCGTATTCTTGAAGCCCTGCTGCGCCAACCCGGCGAACCGCTGGACAAGCAGGAGCTGGCGCAGATCGGCCTGGGCCGTAAACTGACCCTGTACGACCGCAGCCTGGACATGCATGTCAGCAACCTGCGCAAGAAGATCGGCCCACATGCCGATGGCCGTCCACGCATCGTGGCGCTGCGTAGCCGTGGCTATTACTACTGCCTCTGA
- a CDS encoding L-threonylcarbamoyladenylate synthase, producing MSQFFQIHPENPQARLIKQAVEIIRKGGVVVYPTDSAYALGCQMGDKAAIERVRRLRGLDKTHNFTLMCCDMSQLGLYAKVDTGTFRLLKAHVPGPYTFILNGTREVPRLLLHDKRRTIGLRVPAHAITLALLAELGEPLMSVSLILPGDSEPMTDPHEIRERLEHHVDLVIDGGFGDLKASTIIDLSGDEPELIREGCGDPTPFLVSA from the coding sequence GTGAGCCAATTTTTCCAGATTCATCCGGAGAACCCCCAGGCGCGCCTGATAAAACAGGCCGTCGAGATCATCCGCAAGGGTGGCGTGGTGGTGTACCCGACCGACTCGGCATACGCGCTGGGCTGCCAGATGGGTGACAAGGCGGCGATTGAGCGGGTGCGTCGCCTGCGCGGGCTGGACAAGACGCACAACTTCACCCTGATGTGCTGTGACATGTCTCAGCTGGGGTTGTACGCCAAGGTCGACACCGGCACCTTCCGTCTGCTCAAGGCGCATGTGCCGGGGCCATATACCTTCATCCTCAACGGCACCCGTGAAGTGCCGCGGCTGCTGTTGCATGACAAGCGTCGCACCATCGGCCTGCGCGTACCGGCCCACGCCATCACGCTGGCCTTGCTGGCCGAGTTGGGCGAGCCGCTGATGAGCGTGAGCCTGATCCTGCCGGGCGACAGCGAGCCGATGACCGACCCTCACGAAATCCGTGAGCGGCTGGAGCACCACGTCGACCTGGTGATCGACGGCGGTTTCGGCGACCTCAAGGCGTCGACCATCATCGACTTGTCCGGCGATGAGCCGGAACTGATCCGCGAGGGCTGCGGCGACCCCACGCCGTTTCTGGTCAGCGCGTGA
- a CDS encoding PHP domain-containing protein → MNVDLHCHSTASDGALSPSVLVARAHEHGVQTLALTDHDTLEGLAEARQACTERGMHWVSGVELSCTWGGATIHVLGYDFPLDAPPLLAAIESLHRGRWLRAEEIDKRLAAKGMPGTLEGARAVQHELGDSGNAPARPHFAEYLVRAGHVKDRGEAFRKWLGAGKLGDVKQHWPTLDETVATLRQSKAWVSLAHPMHYDLTRSKRRRLIADYIQAGGQALEVVNGMMPAEQVGTMSILTREFGLLASAGSDFHGPGTWGEIGAYRPLPEDLPPLWRRFSHEQPLAL, encoded by the coding sequence ATGAATGTTGATCTGCACTGTCACAGTACGGCCTCCGACGGCGCCCTGTCGCCCTCGGTACTGGTTGCCCGGGCCCATGAGCACGGGGTGCAAACTCTGGCACTGACTGACCATGACACCCTCGAAGGCCTGGCCGAAGCACGCCAGGCCTGCACTGAACGGGGCATGCATTGGGTCAGCGGGGTGGAATTGTCGTGCACCTGGGGTGGCGCGACCATCCATGTGCTGGGTTATGACTTCCCGCTGGACGCGCCGCCCTTGCTGGCAGCGATTGAATCACTGCATCGGGGGCGTTGGTTGCGCGCCGAAGAAATCGACAAGCGGCTGGCGGCCAAAGGCATGCCCGGCACGCTGGAGGGCGCCCGCGCCGTTCAGCACGAACTGGGCGACAGCGGCAACGCCCCGGCGCGCCCGCATTTTGCCGAGTATCTGGTGCGTGCCGGGCACGTCAAGGACCGTGGTGAGGCGTTTCGCAAATGGCTGGGTGCCGGCAAGCTGGGCGACGTCAAGCAGCACTGGCCGACCCTCGACGAAACTGTCGCCACCCTGCGCCAGTCCAAAGCATGGGTGAGCCTGGCCCACCCGATGCATTACGACCTGACCCGCAGCAAGCGCAGAAGGCTGATTGCCGACTATATTCAGGCAGGTGGGCAGGCACTTGAGGTGGTCAACGGGATGATGCCGGCCGAGCAGGTGGGCACGATGTCCATCCTTACGCGTGAGTTCGGCCTGCTGGCAAGCGCTGGCAGTGACTTCCACGGCCCCGGCACCTGGGGAGAGATCGGTGCCTACCGGCCTTTGCCCGAGGACCTGCCACCTCTGTGGCGTCGATTCAGCCATGAACAGCCTTTGGCGCTATGA
- a CDS encoding amino acid permease, with the protein MSGQNMHSGELKRGLKNRHIQLIALGGAIGTGLFLGSAGVMKSAGPSMILGYAICGFIAFMIMRQLGEMIVEEPVAGSFSHFAHTYWGGFAGFLSGWNCWVLYILVGMSELSAVGKYVHYWWPEIPTWVTAAAFFVLINAINLMNVKFFGEAEFWFAIIKVVAIVSMIGLGAYLLTSGSGGPDATIANLWSHGGFFPNGVSGLVMALAFIMFSFGGLEMLGFTAAEADKPKTVIPKAINQVIYRILIFYVGALVVLLSLTPWDNLVASIDASGGSYGSSPFVQVFSLLGSDVAAHLLNFVVLTAALSVYNSGTYCNARMLLGMAEQGDAPASLAKVDKRGVPVRAILVSAAVTFVAVLLNYLMPQNALELLMSLVVATLVINWAMISYSHLKFRQHLDRTGQKPLFKALWYPYGNYVVMAFVVLILGIMLMIPGIQVSVYAIPVWLFAMFVVYMVKPRRRMNAGGVAGTAAK; encoded by the coding sequence ATGAGTGGACAAAACATGCATTCAGGCGAGCTAAAGCGGGGCCTGAAGAACCGCCACATCCAGTTGATCGCCCTTGGTGGTGCGATTGGTACCGGCCTGTTCCTCGGCTCGGCAGGCGTGATGAAATCCGCCGGCCCGTCAATGATCCTTGGCTACGCCATTTGCGGCTTCATCGCCTTCATGATCATGCGCCAGCTTGGCGAAATGATTGTCGAAGAGCCGGTGGCCGGCTCGTTCAGCCACTTTGCCCACACTTACTGGGGTGGTTTCGCCGGCTTCCTGTCGGGCTGGAACTGCTGGGTGCTGTACATCCTGGTGGGCATGTCGGAGCTTTCGGCGGTCGGCAAGTATGTTCACTACTGGTGGCCGGAGATCCCTACCTGGGTCACGGCGGCGGCGTTCTTCGTGCTGATCAACGCCATCAACCTGATGAACGTGAAGTTCTTCGGTGAAGCCGAATTCTGGTTTGCCATCATCAAGGTCGTGGCCATCGTCAGCATGATCGGCCTGGGTGCCTACCTGCTCACCAGCGGCAGCGGTGGCCCGGACGCCACCATCGCCAACCTGTGGTCCCATGGCGGCTTCTTCCCGAACGGTGTCAGCGGGCTGGTCATGGCCCTGGCGTTCATCATGTTCTCCTTCGGTGGCCTGGAAATGCTTGGCTTCACCGCTGCCGAGGCCGACAAGCCCAAGACCGTGATCCCGAAGGCGATCAACCAGGTCATCTACCGCATCCTGATCTTCTATGTCGGTGCCTTGGTGGTGCTGCTGTCGCTGACCCCGTGGGACAACCTGGTCGCCAGCATCGATGCCTCGGGTGGCAGCTACGGCAGCAGCCCGTTCGTGCAGGTGTTCTCGCTGCTGGGCAGTGACGTGGCCGCCCACCTGCTGAACTTCGTGGTATTGACCGCCGCGCTGTCGGTGTACAACAGCGGCACCTACTGCAACGCCCGCATGCTGCTGGGCATGGCCGAGCAGGGCGATGCCCCGGCATCGCTGGCCAAGGTCGACAAGCGTGGCGTGCCAGTGCGTGCGATCCTGGTGTCGGCTGCCGTTACCTTTGTCGCCGTGCTGCTCAACTACCTGATGCCGCAGAACGCCCTGGAGCTGCTGATGTCGCTGGTAGTGGCTACCCTGGTGATCAACTGGGCGATGATCAGCTACTCCCACCTGAAGTTCCGTCAGCACCTGGACCGTACTGGCCAGAAGCCGCTGTTCAAGGCGCTGTGGTATCCCTATGGCAACTACGTGGTAATGGCCTTCGTGGTGCTGATTCTGGGCATCATGCTGATGATCCCGGGCATCCAGGTTTCGGTGTATGCGATCCCGGTGTGGCTGTTTGCGATGTTCGTTGTCTACATGGTCAAGCCGCGCCGCAGGATGAATGCCGGTGGGGTTGCGGGTACCGCAGCCAAGTAA
- a CDS encoding septation protein A — translation MKQFIDFIPLLLFFIVYKLDPRPMEVAGHSFEFGGIYSATAMLIISSLVVYGALFLRQRKLEKGQWLTLVACLVFGGLTLTFHSETFLKWKAPVVNWLFALGFAGSHFIGDRVLIKRIMGHALTLPDAVWSRLNVAWIGFFLFCGAANLFVAFTFQDFWVDFKVFGSLGMTVIFLVAQGVYLSRHLHDDPSITKPKD, via the coding sequence GTGAAACAATTCATCGATTTCATCCCGCTGCTGCTGTTCTTCATCGTCTACAAGCTGGACCCGCGCCCCATGGAAGTCGCCGGCCACAGCTTCGAATTCGGCGGCATCTACAGTGCCACGGCCATGCTGATCATCAGCTCGCTGGTGGTGTACGGCGCGCTGTTCCTGCGCCAGCGCAAGCTGGAAAAGGGCCAGTGGCTGACCCTGGTGGCCTGCCTGGTATTTGGCGGCCTGACCCTGACCTTCCACAGTGAAACCTTCCTCAAGTGGAAAGCGCCGGTGGTGAACTGGCTGTTCGCCCTGGGCTTTGCCGGCAGCCACTTCATCGGTGACCGGGTGCTGATCAAGCGCATCATGGGCCATGCCCTGACCCTGCCCGATGCCGTCTGGTCCCGCCTGAACGTTGCCTGGATCGGCTTCTTCCTGTTCTGCGGCGCGGCCAACCTGTTCGTTGCCTTCACCTTCCAGGACTTCTGGGTCGACTTCAAGGTGTTCGGCAGCCTGGGCATGACCGTGATCTTCCTGGTGGCGCAAGGCGTGTACCTGTCGCGCCACCTGCACGACGACCCTTCCATTACCAAACCCAAGGATTGA
- the scpB gene encoding SMC-Scp complex subunit ScpB gives MNLNDPRDLASLIEAFLLASGKPQSLERLYELLEEGERPEPHVFKQALEVLGKSCSGRAFELKEVASGYRLQIREDFAPWVGRLWEERPQRYSRALLETLALIAYRQPITRGEIEDVRGVAVNSNIIRTLVEREWIRVVGYREVPGRPAMFATTKGFLDHFNLKSLDELPALAELREMEPEPLLDPDDAPVPAHLQVLADASLGEEEVAEPKDETSFRSLLVELDAMEEGLKIDFDDLREDEPEASVEQEGKLQP, from the coding sequence ATGAACCTGAATGACCCCCGCGACCTGGCGTCACTGATCGAAGCTTTTTTGCTGGCTTCGGGCAAGCCGCAATCCCTGGAGCGCCTGTACGAGCTGCTCGAAGAGGGCGAGCGCCCCGAGCCCCACGTGTTCAAGCAGGCCCTTGAGGTGCTTGGCAAGTCGTGCAGCGGCCGTGCCTTCGAACTCAAGGAAGTGGCCAGCGGCTACCGCCTGCAAATCCGCGAAGACTTTGCGCCCTGGGTTGGGCGCCTGTGGGAAGAGCGCCCGCAGCGTTATTCGCGCGCGCTGCTCGAAACCCTGGCCCTGATCGCCTACCGCCAGCCCATCACCCGTGGCGAGATTGAAGACGTACGGGGCGTTGCGGTGAACAGCAACATCATCAGGACCCTGGTCGAGCGCGAGTGGATTCGTGTGGTTGGCTACCGCGAAGTGCCCGGGCGGCCAGCGATGTTTGCCACCACCAAAGGGTTTCTCGACCATTTCAACCTCAAGAGCCTGGATGAGCTGCCGGCCTTGGCCGAGTTGCGCGAAATGGAGCCGGAGCCGCTGCTCGACCCGGATGACGCGCCCGTGCCGGCGCACCTGCAGGTGTTGGCGGATGCCAGCCTTGGGGAAGAAGAGGTTGCTGAGCCAAAGGACGAAACCAGCTTCCGTAGCTTGCTGGTGGAGCTGGATGCCATGGAGGAGGGGCTGAAGATTGATTTTGATGATTTGCGCGAAGACGAGCCCGAGGCTTCCGTGGAACAAGAGGGCAAGTTACAGCCCTGA
- a CDS encoding LysR substrate-binding domain-containing protein, whose translation MNYRHLTPSMSLLLAFEAAARHESYTRAAAELSLTQSAVSRQVQALEQQLGLTLFRREGRQVQLTDVGRLYQRELSEALGRIRSATLQALAYQSGVGTLRLATLPTFGSKWLLPRLHAFYSAHPGMLVHIHSRIEAINFDTSEIDAAIGVASHDLPGLICHRLHAEELVVILPPEAGADSQGWSPARISEEVLLNVANNPHAWGEWFSHHGLPHRSMRLGPSFELTSHLIQAVRAGIGIGLVPRILVEEELAKAELYSPGVAFASQRSYYLIYPPRNEALPSLRAFRGWLLEQI comes from the coding sequence ATGAATTACCGCCACCTGACACCGTCCATGTCGCTGCTGCTGGCATTCGAGGCCGCCGCCCGGCATGAAAGTTACACCCGCGCCGCTGCCGAACTGTCACTGACCCAGAGCGCGGTCAGCCGCCAGGTGCAGGCGCTGGAACAACAACTGGGCCTGACCCTGTTTCGCCGCGAAGGCCGCCAGGTGCAGCTGACCGATGTCGGCCGGCTGTACCAGCGCGAGCTCAGCGAGGCATTGGGGCGCATCCGCAGCGCCACCCTGCAGGCACTGGCCTACCAGTCAGGGGTGGGCACCTTGCGCCTGGCCACCCTGCCCACCTTCGGCTCGAAATGGCTACTGCCGAGGCTGCATGCGTTCTACAGCGCCCACCCGGGCATGCTGGTGCACATTCATTCGCGCATCGAAGCCATCAACTTCGACACCAGCGAAATCGATGCCGCCATCGGTGTGGCCAGCCATGATCTGCCGGGGCTGATCTGCCATCGCCTGCATGCCGAGGAACTGGTGGTGATCCTGCCGCCGGAGGCCGGCGCAGATAGCCAGGGCTGGAGCCCGGCAAGGATCAGTGAAGAGGTGCTGCTGAATGTGGCCAACAACCCCCATGCGTGGGGCGAGTGGTTTTCGCACCATGGCCTGCCGCACCGGTCGATGCGCCTGGGGCCGAGCTTTGAGCTGACGTCGCACCTGATTCAGGCCGTACGGGCCGGGATTGGTATCGGTCTTGTGCCGCGCATTCTGGTAGAGGAGGAGTTGGCCAAGGCAGAGCTGTACAGCCCTGGGGTGGCATTTGCCAGCCAGCGTAGTTACTACCTGATCTATCCGCCCCGGAATGAGGCCTTGCCGTCGTTACGGGCATTCAGGGGCTGGTTGCTGGAGCAGATCTGA
- a CDS encoding Spy/CpxP family protein refolding chaperone gives MRKTLIALMFAAALPTVAMAMPEGGPRHDGPHHRGDAPFHQLDLSRDQRQQIGKLMGEQMQQRREINERYLAKLPAADQKAMKDELQASRDKTDTAVRNLLKPEQQKKFDELQKERAAKKAEWQEFQAWKAEKGTKAQ, from the coding sequence ATGCGCAAGACCCTTATCGCCCTGATGTTCGCCGCCGCCCTGCCGACCGTGGCCATGGCCATGCCTGAAGGCGGCCCGCGTCACGACGGCCCGCATCATCGCGGTGATGCGCCTTTCCATCAACTGGACCTGAGCCGCGACCAGCGCCAGCAGATCGGCAAGCTGATGGGCGAGCAGATGCAGCAGCGCCGTGAAATCAACGAGCGCTACCTGGCCAAGCTGCCAGCCGCCGACCAGAAAGCCATGAAGGACGAGCTGCAAGCCAGCCGCGACAAGACCGACACCGCAGTGCGCAATCTGCTCAAACCTGAGCAGCAGAAGAAGTTCGACGAACTGCAAAAGGAACGCGCCGCAAAGAAAGCCGAGTGGCAGGAGTTCCAGGCCTGGAAAGCTGAAAAAGGCACCAAGGCTCAGTAA